In the Phaseolus vulgaris cultivar G19833 chromosome 7, P. vulgaris v2.0, whole genome shotgun sequence genome, one interval contains:
- the LOC137830559 gene encoding large ribosomal subunit protein uL11m: MSAAKAVAATIRLTVPAGGARPAPPVGPALGQYRLNLMAFCKDFNARTQKFKPETPMAVTITAYKDNTFEFTVKSPSVSWYLKKAAGVESGSSRPGHVIASTLSVRHVFEIAKVKQSDPYLQNMPLESISKSIIGTANSMGIKIVKDLD; the protein is encoded by the coding sequence ATGAGCGCCGCGAAGGCAGTGGCGGCGACGATCCGGCTCACGGTTCCCGCCGGCGGGGCTCGGCCGGCGCCTCCAGTGGGGCCGGCGCTGGGTCAGTACCGGCTGAACCTGATGGCGTTCTGCAAGGACTTCAACGCGCGTACGCAGAAGTTCAAGCCTGAAACTCCCATGGCCGTGACGATAACGGCGTACAAGGACAACACGTTCGAGTTCACCGTGAAGTCACCGTCGGTGTCGTGGTACCTGAAGAAGGCTGCTGGGGTGGAGTCCGGCAGCAGCCGCCCCGGTCACGTGATCGCGTCCACGCTGTCTGTTCGGCACGTGTTCGAGATAGCGAAGGTGAAGCAATCAGACCCGTACCTCCAGAACATGCCGCTCGAATCCATTTCCAAGTCCATCATCGGAACCGCTAATAGCATGGGGATTAAGATCGTCAAGGACCTCGATTGA
- the LOC137830560 gene encoding agamous-like MADS-box protein AGL18 isoform X1 encodes MGRGKIEIKKIENLNSRQVTFSKRRNGLLKKARELSVLCDAEVAVIIFSSTGKLYEFSNTSMEHSISRYSKGTELDSAEQPIDVPPKDVMVMEPDTNLLKDEITKLRSAYLNMMGKELDGLSLKELQHLENQLSEGILAVKEKKEQVLVEQLRRSRIQEQKAVLENEVLRKQLEEIQNKTKTQFLEFSSLDRSFSKNSSKSLFNCASEENDHSDTSLQLALSTDYGRQRKELKIEACNDSGSQVASQ; translated from the exons ATGGGGAGGGGGAAGATTGAGATTAAGAAAATTGAGAATTTGAACAGCAGACAGGTTACCTTTTCCAAGAGGAGGAATGGTTTGCTGAAGAAAGCCAGAGAATTGTCTGTTCTATGTGATGCTGAGGTTGCTGTCATCATATTCTCTAGCACTGGCAAGCTTTATGAGTTTTCAAACACAAG CATGGAACATTCCATTTCAAGGTATAGCAAAGGGACAGAATTGGATTCTGCAGAGCAACCTATTGATGTGCCCCCAAAAGAT GTTATGGTTATGGAGCCTGATACTAACCTTTTGAAGGATGAAATAACAAAGCTTCGATCGGCATACTT AAATATGATGGGTAAGGAGCTTGATGGGTTGAGCCTTAAGGAATTGCAGCACCTAGAAAATCAACTGAGTGAAGGGATACTAgctgtaaaagaaaaaaag GAACAAGTACTTGTAGAACAGCTTAGGAGGTCCAGGATACAG GAGCAGAAAGCTGTGCTGGAAAATGAAGTTCTGCGCAAACAG CTTGAGGAgatacaaaataaaacaaagacaCAGTTCCTTGAATTCAGTTCTTTGGATAGGAGTTTTTCCAAGAACAGTTCAAAATCTCTTTTCAATTGTGCTTCAGAGGAAAATGATCATTCAGATACTTCTTTGCAGTTAGC GTTGTCAACAGATTATGGTCGGCAGAGGAAAGAATTGAAGATAGAAGCTTGCAACGACTCAGGGAGTCAAGTGGCTTCACAGTGA
- the LOC137830560 gene encoding agamous-like MADS-box protein AGL15 isoform X2: MGRGKIEIKKIENLNSRQVTFSKRRNGLLKKARELSVLCDAEVAVIIFSSTGKLYEFSNTSMEHSISRYSKGTELDSAEQPIDVPPKDVMVMEPDTNLLKDEITKLRSAYLNMMGKELDGLSLKELQHLENQLSEGILAVKEKKEQVLVEQLRRSRIQEQKAVLENEVLRKQVVNRLWSAEERIEDRSLQRLRESSGFTVTFLY, encoded by the exons ATGGGGAGGGGGAAGATTGAGATTAAGAAAATTGAGAATTTGAACAGCAGACAGGTTACCTTTTCCAAGAGGAGGAATGGTTTGCTGAAGAAAGCCAGAGAATTGTCTGTTCTATGTGATGCTGAGGTTGCTGTCATCATATTCTCTAGCACTGGCAAGCTTTATGAGTTTTCAAACACAAG CATGGAACATTCCATTTCAAGGTATAGCAAAGGGACAGAATTGGATTCTGCAGAGCAACCTATTGATGTGCCCCCAAAAGAT GTTATGGTTATGGAGCCTGATACTAACCTTTTGAAGGATGAAATAACAAAGCTTCGATCGGCATACTT AAATATGATGGGTAAGGAGCTTGATGGGTTGAGCCTTAAGGAATTGCAGCACCTAGAAAATCAACTGAGTGAAGGGATACTAgctgtaaaagaaaaaaag GAACAAGTACTTGTAGAACAGCTTAGGAGGTCCAGGATACAG GAGCAGAAAGCTGTGCTGGAAAATGAAGTTCTGCGCAAACAG GTTGTCAACAGATTATGGTCGGCAGAGGAAAGAATTGAAGATAGAAGCTTGCAACGACTCAGGGAGTCAAGTGGCTTCACAGTGACATTTTTGTACTGA